A section of the Salvelinus sp. IW2-2015 linkage group LG7, ASM291031v2, whole genome shotgun sequence genome encodes:
- the LOC111966164 gene encoding 14-3-3 protein beta/alpha-2 — protein sequence MDKNDLVQKAKLAEQAERYDDMAGAMKSVTEQGGELSNEERNLLSVAYKNVVGARRSSWRVISSIEQKTEGNEKKQAMAKEYREKIETELQDICNDVLGLLDKYLIANATAAESKVFYLKMKGDYYRYLSEVAAGDAKKTTVDNSQQAYQDAFDISKKEMQPTHPIRLGLALNFSVFYYEILNNPEKACTLAKTAFDEAIAELDTLNEDSYKDSTLIMQLLRDNLTLWTSENQGDEGETGEGEN from the exons ATGGACAAGAACGACCTGGTACAAAAGGCCAAGCTCGCTGAGCAGGCTGAGCGCTATGACGATATGGCTGGGGCCATGAAGTCTGTGACGGAGCAGGGTGGGGAGCTCTCCAATGAGGAGCGCAACCTGCTGTCAGTGGCCTACAAGAACGTTGTGGGGGCACGCCGCTCATCCTGGCGGGTCATCTCCAGCATCGAGCAAAAGACAGAGGGCAACGAGAAGAAGCAAGCCATGGCCAAGGAGTACCGGGAGAAGATTGAAACCGAGCTGCAGGACATCTGCAACGATGTGCTG GGACTTCTTGACAAGTACCTGATTGCCAATGCAACTGCAGCTGAGAGCAAGGTGTTCTACCTGAAAATGAAAGGCGATTATTATAGATACCTGTCTGAGGTAGCAGCTGGCGACGCAAAAAAGA CCACCGTGGATAATTCCCAGCAGGCATACCAGGATGCTTTCGACATCAGCAAGAAGGAGATGCAGCCAACACACCCCATCAGGCTCGGCCTGGCCCTCAACTTCTCTGTKTTTTACTATGAAATCCTCAACAACCCTGAGAAGGCCTGCACCTTGGCCAAGACG GCATTTGATGAAGCCATCGCTGAACTCGACACCTTAAATGAGGATTCCTACAAAGACAGCACCTTGATCATGCAACTACTAAGGGACAACCTGACT CTGTGGACATCGGAAAAccagggagatgagggagagaccGGAGAAGGGGAAAACTAA